From Candoia aspera isolate rCanAsp1 chromosome 4, rCanAsp1.hap2, whole genome shotgun sequence, a single genomic window includes:
- the XRCC2 gene encoding DNA repair protein XRCC2 — MTSGLAKSESGAQLIARLEGRSSLKTLEPCLFAEEGYPIYGDVVEFHGPEGTGKTEMLYHLIARCILPKSGGGLEVGVLFIDTDFHFDMLRLVTILEYRLSSQGTEANIKLYLERFFLINCHSSSQLLLTLYSLESTFCSHPSLSFLIIDSISAFYWIDRANGGENLGLQEANLKRCARFLRKLVKEHHLVLFATTQSLMQKSFSFVESSEKSDRDADADYRPFLCKLWQQLITHRIFFSKQSHPGETKGFSATACHIQNNCLVTRSFSITEHGVQF; from the exons ATGACCAGCGGGCTGGCGAAGTCGGAATCGGGGGCCCAG ctgATTGCGCGACTCGAGGGCCGAAGTTCTCTGAAAACTCTTGAACCTTGCCTGTTTGCTGAGGAAGGATATCCCATTTacg GAGATGTTGTTGAATTCCATGGTCCAGAAGGaacaggaaaaacagaaatgctCTATCATCTGATCGCTCGCTGCATTCTTCCAAAATCAGGAGGTGGTTTGGAAGTGGGCGTGCTTTTTATTGATACGGACTTCCATTTTGACATGCTGCGTTTAGTGACTATCTTGGAATACAGATTGTCATCTCAAGGCACCGAAGCCAACATCAAGCTGTATCTCGAGAGGTTTTTCCTTATTAACTGCCACAGCAGCTCTCAGCTGCTGCTTACCCTGTACTCCCTGGAAAGCACGTTTTGCTCccacccttccctttccttcttgatTATAGACAGCATATCGGCCTTTTATTGGATAGACCGAGCCAATGGAGGAGAAAACCTGGGTCTGCAGGAAGCCAACCTAAAAAGGTGTGCACGGTTTCTCAGAAAGCTTGTAAAGGAGCATCACTTAGTTTTGTTTGCCACAACTCAGTCACTTATGCAGAAATCATTCAGCTTTGTGGAAAGCTCAGAAAAATCTGACCGTGATGCAGATGCAGACTACCGCCCTTTCCTTTGTAAATTGTGGCAACAGCTCATCACCCACCGGATCTTTTTCTCCAAGCAGTCCCATCCAGGTGAAACCAAAGGATTTTCAGCGACGGCTTGTCACATTCAGAACAATTGCCTTGTAACACGTTCATTTAGCATCACGGAACATGGAGTCCAGTTTTAA